CTGATCATCGGCGTGATCGGCTCGATCTATGCCGGCCTGGCCTCGCCCACCGAGGCCGCCGCCGTGGGCGTGGTGCTCTCGCTGCTGCTGGCGAAGGTCCAGGGCAGCATGGACCGGCTGGTGTTCCGCGATGCCCTGCTCGGCGCCGTGCGCACCTCCTGCATGATCGCCTTCATCCTCGCCGGCGCCTCCTTCCTGACCGCCGCCATGGGCTTCACCGGGCTGCCCAGCGACCTGGCCGCCTGGATCGGCACCCTGGGGCTCTCGCCGGTGATGCTGCTGGCGGCCCTCACGGTGCTGTTCATCCTGCTCGGCTGCTTCCTGGACGGCATCTCGGTGGTGGTGCTGACCACCTCGATCCTGCTGCCCATGGTCGAGGCGGCGGGCATCGACCTGATCTGGTTCGGCATCTACCTGGTGATCGTGGTGGAGATGTCGCAGATCACCCCGCCGATCGGCTTCAACCTCTTCGTGCTCCAGGGCATGACCGGCCGCAACATCCTGAGCATCGCCTGGGCCGCCCTGCCGTTCTTCTTCCTGATGATGCTCGGCGTGGTGCTGATCGGCCTCTTCCCGGAGATCGTCACCTACCTGCCCTCCGCCATGGGGAACCGCTGATGAGCCAGGACGATACCCGGACGGCCGCGTCGCCCCGCGGCCCGATCGTCTCCTCGGAGCACCTGTCCCGCAACGCCCAGGAGCTCTCGGAGTTCGAGTTCGGCATGATCATCGCCAGTCACGCCTTCCAGCGCTGGATGGTGCGTTGCATGACCGCCGCCGGCCTGCCGGAGCTGGGATCGCTGGACGTGCTGGTGCTGCACAGCATCAACCACCGGGAGCGCGCCAAGCGTCAGGCCGACATCTGCCTGGTGCTCAACGTGGAAGACACCCATACCGTGACCTATGCCCTGAAGAAGCTGGGCAAGCTGGGTCTGGTGGCGGGCGAGAAGCACGGCAAGGAGACCTTCTTTCGCACCACCGACCAGGGGCGCGAGACCTGCCAGCGCTATGCCGAGATCCGCGAGGCCTGCCTGGTGGACTCGCTGTCGACGCTCGGCATCGAGCGCGAGGACCTGCATCGCATCGCCGCGAGCCTGCGGGCCATGTCGGGGCTCTACGACCAGGCGGCACGGGCCGCCGCCTCACTCTAAGTCACGGCCGGTGGCTCAGCCTTCCCGCGCCGCCTCGGCCTCGCGCCGTGCCGCGGCCAGGGCCGCGCGGGGATCCCGGGGGTAGAAGCGCTCCGGCTGGCGGGCGACGTGGGCGAAGAAGCGGGTGTCCTTGTAGGGCATCTTCATGAAGCCCGAGACCCCGAGCCCCTCGATCAGCCCCACGGCATCGAGGATGTCGCCGAGGCGCCGGCGGAATTCCTCCTCCCGGGACGGGTCGAGCAGGCGGTAGTGGCTGTGGATCTTGAGGTGCTCGGGCAGCGCCTCGAAGATGATCATGCCGGTGTGGTGGATGTCGTTGAGGGCCTCGAGGGAGGAGATGATCGCCTCCGGCAGCACCAGGAACTCCTCCGGGTCGGGCCCGTCCTCGAAGTAGCTGTGCAGCCGTGAGCGATCCTCCAGCTCGGGAGCGGCGCTGACCTCGTAGGCCAGGCGCAGGTCCGGCGAGACCACGAAGGGCCGGTCGGGCCCCTCCCGATCCAGGTGCAGGGTATCCCGGGCATTGAACAGGCAACTCTTGAAGATGCCGCGCCGGTGGATGGCCCGAGCCAGGGTCACCATGTTGTTGACCGCGGCGACGAAGGCCGGCTTGAGCGCCGGGTCGTGGAGGTTCAGGGAGGTGTCGATGTAGACCCCATCGACCTCCCAGTGCACCGCCAGCCCCCCCACCACAGGATACTTGCCGAGCCGGCTCACCGCGGCCAGGAAGGCCTTCTCGGTCTCGCCCATGCCCTGCATGAAGTTCCTGTAGTAGCGATCCAGCTGGACGTCATTGACGTCGTTCAGGGTCTCGCGCACGCCCTCCTCGCGCAGGAAGGACTTGCGCGAGCTGTAGACCACGGTATCGATCTCGCGGTCCGGCGGCCGGCTCCAGACCGGCACCAGTGGGGCCTCCGGGGGCGCCGGCAGGTCGAGCATCACCAACCGGCCCAGCCGCGGCATCTCGCGGATGAAATGGTCCCCGGCCTTGAGGCGCACCCGGGGGTCGGGGTCGAGCATGCCGTCGAGCATGCGAGCGAACTCCATGGGCAGGCCGAGCGAGGTCGCCGGGATGGCGCGGTGGCCGAAGCGACACGACTGGGCCGAGGCCAGGGCATAGAGGGTGCCGGCGGCGCCCTGCTCGTCGAAGCGCGGCGAGGACAGCGCACCGTCGAGTTGCTCCTCGCCGATGAAGTAGACATCGCCGAGGCGGGCATTGGTCTGCTGCAGGTTGTCCGACATCAGCTCCATGACGTTGGCGGCCACGAACTGCTGGTTGGCGTCGAGCTGGGCGAACACCGAGGAGCCCCAGTCGATCAGGGCGATGGTCTCGTGGCGGTCGTCGTAGACCAGGTTGGAGGGCTTGATATCGCCGTGGACGATCGGCTTGCCGGAGGGGCCCGATTCCCGGCGCAGGGCGCGTAGGATGTCGGCGAGCTGGTCGGCGATGCGCACGACCAGCCGCGGCGACAGCCGCCCCTCGCGCAGCGAGACCTCCTCGAGGTTGACCCCGGGCGCCCGCTGCATCACCAGGATCGACTGGTTGCGCACCCGCTGGAAGACGATCAGCCGCGGCACCCGGGGATGGGCGACCTGCTCCAGCATGAAGGCCTCCTCCTCGAGGCGGTCCTGCAGGTGCTGGGGCAGGTTGACCCGGGTGAACTTGAAGACGTACTCCTCGCCGGTGGCGGTGAGGCCGGCGAAGACGAAGCCGTAGGCCCCCTTGCCGATCAGCTCGATATGCCGATAGCCCAGCTGCTCGAGCTGGGCCTGGCACAACGCCACCCACTCCTTGAGCTTGCGGGCGTCATGGTGACTGAGCAGGTAGACCGACTGGTCTTCCGGGATATAGAACTGCTGCAGCGGAGCCTGGGTCATGACTTGGGCTTCCTTTCACAACCCAGCGGATCAGAGTCGAGCTCTCCCGTCGGCAAGCTTTCGCGAGGGCGCTGTGAACCCGTCCCTGGGCGCTACCTTTGCCATCCTTGGCAAAGGACCCTCGCGTCACCTTGCCCCCGGTGCTCGGCATGGCTGGGAGCTTGGAAATACGCGCTTATCGAAGATGGAGGAGCATGGTCTCCGGCGCCTCGAGGTAGCGCTTCCAGGCATTGCAGAACCGCGCGATGGTGCCGCCGTCGATCAGGCGATGGTCGCCGGCCCAGGTCACGGTCATGATCGCCCGGCGGGTCACCTCGCCGGCCGCGTCGAAGCGCGGCAGCCACTGGGTCTTGCCGATGGCCACGATCGCCACCTCCGGGGCGTTGATGATGGGCGCGGCATAGGTGCCGCCCAGGGCGCCGATGTTGGAGATGCTGATGGTGCCGCCCTGCAGGTCGGCCTGGGCCACCCGCCCCTCCCGGGCCTCGCCGGTGAGGCGCTGGATCTCCCCGGCCACCTCCAGCAGGCTGAGCGTCTCCACGCCCTTGACGTTGGGCACCATCAGCCCCGCCTTGCCGTCCACCGCCATGCCGATATTGCAGGACGGCAGGTAGTGGATCTCGTCGGCGGCCTCGTTGAGGCGGCTGTTGAGGATCGGGAAGTCCTGGATCGCCAGCGCCATGGCCTTCATGAAGAAGGGCATTAACGTAAGCCTGGTATCGCGTGCCTCGGCCTCGGGCTTGAGCCGCTCGCGCAGCGCCAGCAGTGCGGTGGCGTCGATCTCCTCGCCGTACTGGAAGTGCGGGATGGTCGTGGCCGAGGCCACCATGCGCCGGGCCATGGCCGCCCGGACCCCGCGCATCGGCTCGATCCGCACCTCGCCCTCCTCGGCCGGGGCCGGGCGGGGAGCCGGCGCCGCCTCGACGGGCCGCGCCCGGCCGCCCTCGACCACCGCCATGACGTCCTCCTTGAGCACGCGACCGTCCTTGCCGGAGCCGGGAATCTCCTCGAGGCTCAATTCATGCTCGCGGACCAGGCGGCGCACCGCGGGGCTCGCCGGGATGCGCCCATGGGCACCGCGGCCCGCACGGGCGGAGGCCGCGGTGCCGGCCGGCGCGGCCCTGGGGGTCTCGGCCCGGCTGGCCGGCCCCGTCGCGGCGGCCTCCTCGGCCGGCTCGGCGCCGCCCTCGGGCACGTAGGCGAACAGCGGCGCATGCACCCTGGCGATCTCGCCCCTGGCGACGTGCAGCCGGCTCACCCGGCCCGCCTCGGGGGCGGTGATCTCGACCAGCGCCTTGTCGGTCATCACGTCGACCACCGGCTGATCCTCGGCGATGTCCTCGCCCTCGGCCACGCGCCACTCGACCACCTCGCACTCGACGATGCCCTCGCCGATATCCGGCAGGATGAAGTCCTTGGCCCGGCCGTCACGAGCCGGCGGGCGATGACCGCTCTGCGCCTCGGGCGCCGGCGTCTCGCTCGGGGTCGACTCGTCGGCCCCTGCGGCCTCGCCCTGCGCCTCGTAGGCGAACAGCGGGGCGTGAACCTTGGCGATCTCGCCCTTGCCGACGTGCAGCTTGGTGACCCGCCCGGCCTCGGGCGCGGTGATCTCGACCAGCGCCTTGTCGGTCATCACCTCGACCACCGGCTGGTCTTCCTCGACGGCATCGCCCTCGGCGACGCGCCATTCCACGACTTCGCACTCCACGATACCTTCACCGATATCGGGCAGCTTGAACTCCGTCATGATGTCTCTCCTGTCCTGATATCGGCTCAATAGTTCACGCTCTCGCGAATGGCCTCGAAGATCTTGAGGTGGTCCGGCAGGTACTCCTTCTCCAGGGTCAGCGGGAAGGGGGTATCCAGGCCGGTCACGCGCATGATGGGCGATTCCAGGTACAGGAAGCAGCGATCCTGGATGGCGGCGGCGATCTCGCCGGCGAAGCCGCCGGTGCGCGGCGCCTCGTGGGTGACCACCAGGCGGCCTGTCTTGAGCACCGACTCGGCCACGGCGTCCTCGTCCCAGGGCAGGATGCTGCGCAGGTCGATCACCTCACAGGAGATGCCCTCCTTCTCGGCCAGCTCCACGGCGCGCTCGATGACCTCCATCTGAGCGCCCCAGCCCACCAGGGTGACGTCGCTGCCTTCCTTGGTGACCTCGGCCTCGCCGATGGGCAACTGGTAGTCCTCCTCGGGCACCTCGCCGGTCGAGGCGCGGTAGAGGCGCTTGGGCTCGAAGAACAGCACCGGGTCCGGGTCGCGGATGGCGGCCAGCAGCAGGCCCTTGGCCTCGTAGGGATTGCGCGGCACCACGATCTTGAGGCCGGGCGTATGGGCGAAATAGGCTTCCGGGGACTGGGAGTGATAGTGGCCACCGGAGATGCCGCCGCCGTAGGGAGCGCGGATGGTCAGGCCGCCGACGTTGAAGAGGTCCCCCGAGCGATAGCGGAACTTGGCGGTCTCGTTGACGATCTGGTCGAAGGCCGGAAAGATGTAGTCGGCGAACTGGATCTCGGCCACCGGCACCGAGCCCTGGGCGGCCAGGCCGTTGGCGAAGCCGATGATGCCCTGCTCCACCAGCGGGGTGTTGAAGCAGCGCGTCCGCCCGTACTTCTCCTGCAGGTGGCTGGTGGCGCGGAAGACGCCCCCGAAGCCGCCCACGTCCTCGCCGAAGCACAGCACCTTCTCGTCCTCGGCCATGGCGATGTCCAGGGCGTTGTTGATGGCCTGCAGCATGTTCATGGTCGGCATCTCAGGCCCCTCCCTTGTCGGCTGCCGCGTCGTCGCCCTGGCTCAGTCCGGGATCCAGGGAGCGGGCGCCCCGGGGATAGGCATCGGGGTGGCGGCGGATATGCACCTTGAGGGCGTCGAGCTGGTGCTGCAGGGCCGGCGTGACGTCGGCGTAGACGTCCGTGACCAGGCTGTCCAGGGGCGGTGGCGGGCGCTTCTCGGCGCGCTTCATGGTCTCCAGGACCTCGCGGCGCAGGCTCTCCTGGAGGGCCTTCTCCTCCTCGTCGTCCCACCAGCCCTGCTCGTCCATCCAGCGCCGCATGCGCAGGATGGGATCCTTCTCGCGCCAGGCCTCCTCTTCCTTGCGCGAGCGGTAGCCGGAGGGATCGTCCGAGGACGAGTGGGCGGCCAGGCGATAGGTCATCGCCTCGATCAGCACCGGCTTGTTGCGCTCCACGGCGATGCGCCGGGCCTCCTGGGTGGCGCGGTAGACCGCCAGGATGTCGTTGCCGTCGACGCGGATCACGTGCATGCGGTAGCCGAAGGCCCGCGGCGCCACGCCGTCGGCGGCGAACTGCTCGATGGAGGGGGTGGAGATGGCATAACCGTTGTTGCGGCAGAAGAAGATCACCGGCACCTCGTGCACCGCCGCCATGTTCAGCGCGGCATGGAAGTCGCCCTCGGAGGCGGCCCCCTCGCCGAAGAAGACGATGGTGCACTGGCCGTCCCCGGCCAGCTTCTGACCATAGGCATAGCCCGTGGCCTGGGGAATCTGGGTGGCGAGCGGCGAGGAGATGGTCATGTAGTGCAGCTTGCGCGACCCGTAGTGGATCGGCATCTGGCGGCCCTTGCCGTAGTCGAGCTCGTTGCCGAACAGCTGGTTCATGAACTCGTCGAAGCTGAAGCCGCGATAGACCAGGGCGCCCTGCTCGCGGTACTGGGCCATGATCATGTCGGCGTCGTCCAGGGCGGCGGTGGCCCCGATCACCGCGGCCTCCTCCCCGGTGCACTGCATGTAGAAGCTCAGTCGCCCCTGGCGCTGGGCCGCCATCATGCGCTCGTCCAGGACCCGGGTGGCGATCATCGCGCGATAGATGCGCCGTGCCTGGTCGCGATCGAGGTCCGGCGCCTCGGCGCCCTCGAAGAGGCGGCCCTCCTGGGAGAGGACCCGGTAGGTGGGGATGCTGAACTCGTCCCCGGCCATGAAATCCGGCGCGTGGGTATCTCGCGTTGTGGTCATCGTCATGATCCTTACCCCTTTTGAGGGCAGTGTTGTCTCTATTCTTTCGGATCGCCAGGGGATTGCCCCGGCGCCGATCAACGCAGCAATATTGACGTTAACGTAAACTGCCGTTTCTGAATAGCCCCGGAGGACGTCTTCCGCCCCCGACGAACCAGGCCAACGTGCCTCCGCCATGTCGGGTGCGCCTCTGGCTTACTCCGACCGACGGCAGCGTCTCCCTCCTCTCGCCCGGGATCCCGGAAGATAACGGTATAACTCCGCCGGGATCAGCGTGGGCCGGCGGGTTGCAGGCGGGCGAAGAGGCTGTCGACGGTGAGCGCCAGCAGGCCGATCAGCACCGCCCCCTGGAGGACATAGGCGGTATTGCCGTTGACGATGCCCGAGATGATCGGGTCGCCGAGGTTGCTGGCCCCCACCGTGGCACCGATGGCCGCGGTGGCGATGTTGATGGTCACCGAGGTGCGGATGCCGGCGAGGATCACCGGCGCCGCCAGGGGCAGCTCGACCTGGCGCAGCAGCTGCCCCCCGGTCATGCCCATGCCCCTGGCCGCCTCGCGCACGCCCGGGTCGATGCCCTCGATCCCGGCCAGGGTGTTGCGCACGATGGGCAGCAGGCCGTAGAGCACCAGCGCCACGATGATCGGCAGGGTGCCGAAGCCGAGCACCGGCACGGCGAGCGCCAGCACCGCCACCGGCGGAAAGGTCTGGCCGATCGAGGCCAGCTGGGCCACCAGCGGCAGGAAGTCGCGCCCGCCCCGCCGCGTCACGGCCACCGCGGCCCCGACGCCCAGCAGGATCGCCAGCAGCGCCCCCACGCCGACCACCAGCAGGTGGCGGCCGAGCAGGACGAGGAAGTCGGCGCGGGCGTAGATGACCGCCCGGCTGTCGGGCTCGACCAGGCGGAACAGGCCCTCGAACCGCGCCATGCCCAGGCAGGCGCCCAGCAGCAGCAGCAGCCAGAGGGCGGGCGCCAGCCAGCGGCGCCCCACTAGTGCGCCGCCGAGCCTCGCCGGCCCCCTACTCATGGCCGCGGGCTCCCACCAGCCGCCGCAGCGACAGCTCGCCGATGGGCATATCGTCGTCGTCGACCACGGTCAGCCGCTCGGCATGACGCCAGAGCATGATCGACAGCGCCTCGCGCAGGGTGGCGTGCCGGCCCACCCGCTCCCGGGCCGGCCGCCGGGGGGCCAGCGGCAGCATCCGCTCGCTCACCGGCAGCAGGGCCGCCTCCTTGAGGCCCCGGTCCTCGCCACCGAGCAGCGAGGCGACGTAGTCGTCGGCGGGTTCGCGGAGCAGCGCCAGGGGATGACCCTGCTGGCGGATGCGCCCCTGGTGCATGACCACCAGGCGGTCGGCCAGGTGCAGGGCCTCGTCCATGTCGTGGGTGACGAAGACGATGGTCTTCTGCAGCCGGGCCTGCAGGGCCCGCAGTTCCTCCTGCAGGGTCTCCCGGGTGATCGGGTCCAGGGCGCCGAAGGGCTCGTCCATCAGCAGGATATCGGGGTCCGCGGCCAGGGCCCGGGCCACCCCGACCCGCTGGGCCTGGCCGCCGGAGAGCTGGCTGGGGTACTTGTCGGCGAACTCGTCCACGGCGAGGCCCAGCAGGGTCATCAGTTCCTCCACCCGCTCGCGGACCCGCTCCGCCGGCCACTTGAGCAGCCGCGGCACCAGGCCGATGTTGCGCGCCACCGTCCAGTGCGGGAAGAGGCCGGTACTCTGGATGGCGTAGCCCATGCGTCGGCGCAGGGTCTCCTCGCGGAAGGCGCGGATCTGCTGGCCATCGATGTGGATCTCGCCCTCGCTGTGCTCGATCAGGCGATTGATCATGCGCAGCGTCGTCGACTTGCCGCAGCCGGAGGTGCCCACCAGCACGCAGAACTCGCCCCTGGCCACGGACAGCGAGATGTCCTCCACCGCGGTCTCGGCCCCGAAGCGCTTGGTCACGTGGATCAGTTCGATCATCTCACCCCTCCCGGGCGCAGCAGGTCGGTCAGGGCGCCGAGCAGGGCATCGGCGAGCAGGGCCATCACCAGGATCGGCAAGGCGCCGAGCAGCACCAGGTCCATCGCCGCCTGGCCCAGCCCCTGGAAGATGAAGGTGCCGAGGCCACCGGCACCGATCAGCGCGGCCACGGCGGTCAACCCGATGGCCTGCACCGAGGTGATGCGGATGCCCTCGAGGATTACCGGCAGCGCCAGCGGCAGGCGCACCTGGCGGAACACCTGGCCACGGCTCATGCCCATGCCGCGGGCCGCCTCGATCACGCCGGGATCGACCTCGTCGAGGGCGACGAAGGTGTTGCGCACCATCGGCAGCAGGCTGTAGCCCACCAGCGCCAGCAACGCCGGCGCCCAGCCGATGCCGCTGACGCCGAGGTCCGCCAGCCACTCGACATTGGCGGCCAGCCAGGCGAGCGGCGCCAGCAGCAGGCCGAACAGCGCCAGGCTGGGAATCGTCTGCAGGAAGTTGAGCACCCCGAAGCCGACCTTCTGGACGCCGGGCCAGTGACGCATGGCCAGGGCCAGCACCACGCCCAACACCAGGCTCACCGTCACGGCCACGCCGACCAGCAGCAGGTGCTCGCCGATGGCACCGACGAACTGCTCGCGGCGCCCCCGGTATTCCTGGCGCAGGGCCAGGGGCTCGAGCCACAGGGCCAGGCAGGTCGCCAGGCTCGCCAGCGGCACCAGCAGCAGCGCCCAGCCCAGCGGCCGCGACAGGGCCAGCCGGCTACGCAGCTCGATCAGGGCCAGCAGCAGCAGGAAGAGCGCGACCCAGACCCCGGCGCCGATGCCCATGCGAACCTGGGGCAGCTCGGGGGCGACCAGGTTGGCCGCGGCCAGCGCCAGCCAGGCGGGCAAGGCGGCCAGCATGGCCACCACCAGCCCCAGCGACAGCCGCAGCCTGCCCGGCGTGGGTCGCCCGGCCAGCCAGAGCCCGGCCAGCAGGGGCAGCAGGCTCACCCCCAGGCCGGCGGGACCGGCGACCTCCCAGGCGGCGAAGCCGCTGCCGGGCACGATGCGGTTGGGCGCCACGCTCACGGCGTCCAGGCCGACCCAGGCGACCAGCGTGGCCAGCAGCAGGCTGGCGAGGACGATGTTGGGGCGTGTCGTGTCCCGGCGCACCCCGGGCCTCACTCGTCCAGGGTGTCCAGGAAGTCCGCGGCGACCCGGGCCGGATCGCGTCCGTTGACGGCGACGTCGCCGTTGAGGCGCTGCAGGGTGTCGCGATCCAGCGCCGCGAAGACCGGCGCCAGCAGGCTCTCGATCGTCGGATGGGCCTCGAGCACGGCCTGCCTGACCACCGGAGCCGGCTGGTAGACCGGCTGCACGCCCAGGCTGTCGTCCATGACCACCAGATCCAGGGCCTTGAGGCCGCCGTCGGTGCCGTAGGTCATGGCGGCGTTGACGCCGCTGGTCTGCTGGGCGGCGGCGCGCATGGTGGCGGCGGTGTTGCCGCCGGAGAGCACCAGCAGCTGCTCCTCGGACAGCGCGAAGCCGTACGCCTCCTGGAAGGCCGGCAGGGCCTGGGGCGACTCGACGAACTCGGCGCTGGCGGCGAGCTTGAACTCGCCCCCCTCATCCAAGTAGTCGGCCAGGTCCTCGAGGCTCTCCAGGCCGTGCTCCCGGGCCAGCTCGCCGCGTACGCTGATCGCCCAGGTGTTGTTGGCATCCGCCGGGGTCAGCCACACCAGGCCGTTCTGCTCCCGGTCCTTCTGCTTGACGGTCTCGTAGGCCTGCTCGGCGTCCTTCCACACCGGGCTGTCGGCCATGTCGAAGAAGAAGGCGCCGTTGCCGGTGTACTCGGGGTAGAGGTCGATCTCGCCGGCGGTGAGGGCCCCGCGCACGATGCTGGTGCCGCCGAGCTGCAGGCGGTTCTCGACCTCGATGCCGCCGGCCTCGAGGCGCTGCAGGATCAGCTGCCCCAGCACCGAGCCCTCGGTGTCGATCTTCGAGGCGACCACCACCGGGTCACCCGAGTCCTGAGCCTGGGCCGCGGCAAGCGTCATCAGGG
The Halomonas sp. M4R1S46 DNA segment above includes these coding regions:
- a CDS encoding protein kinase domain-containing protein, producing MTQAPLQQFYIPEDQSVYLLSHHDARKLKEWVALCQAQLEQLGYRHIELIGKGAYGFVFAGLTATGEEYVFKFTRVNLPQHLQDRLEEEAFMLEQVAHPRVPRLIVFQRVRNQSILVMQRAPGVNLEEVSLREGRLSPRLVVRIADQLADILRALRRESGPSGKPIVHGDIKPSNLVYDDRHETIALIDWGSSVFAQLDANQQFVAANVMELMSDNLQQTNARLGDVYFIGEEQLDGALSSPRFDEQGAAGTLYALASAQSCRFGHRAIPATSLGLPMEFARMLDGMLDPDPRVRLKAGDHFIREMPRLGRLVMLDLPAPPEAPLVPVWSRPPDREIDTVVYSSRKSFLREEGVRETLNDVNDVQLDRYYRNFMQGMGETEKAFLAAVSRLGKYPVVGGLAVHWEVDGVYIDTSLNLHDPALKPAFVAAVNNMVTLARAIHRRGIFKSCLFNARDTLHLDREGPDRPFVVSPDLRLAYEVSAAPELEDRSRLHSYFEDGPDPEEFLVLPEAIISSLEALNDIHHTGMIIFEALPEHLKIHSHYRLLDPSREEEFRRRLGDILDAVGLIEGLGVSGFMKMPYKDTRFFAHVARQPERFYPRDPRAALAAARREAEAAREG
- a CDS encoding winged helix DNA-binding protein, encoding MSQDDTRTAASPRGPIVSSEHLSRNAQELSEFEFGMIIASHAFQRWMVRCMTAAGLPELGSLDVLVLHSINHRERAKRQADICLVLNVEDTHTVTYALKKLGKLGLVAGEKHGKETFFRTTDQGRETCQRYAEIREACLVDSLSTLGIEREDLHRIAASLRAMSGLYDQAARAAASL
- a CDS encoding ABC transporter permease — translated: MSRGPARLGGALVGRRWLAPALWLLLLLGACLGMARFEGLFRLVEPDSRAVIYARADFLVLLGRHLLVVGVGALLAILLGVGAAVAVTRRGGRDFLPLVAQLASIGQTFPPVAVLALAVPVLGFGTLPIIVALVLYGLLPIVRNTLAGIEGIDPGVREAARGMGMTGGQLLRQVELPLAAPVILAGIRTSVTINIATAAIGATVGASNLGDPIISGIVNGNTAYVLQGAVLIGLLALTVDSLFARLQPAGPR
- a CDS encoding thiamine pyrophosphate-dependent dehydrogenase E1 component subunit alpha — its product is MTMTTTRDTHAPDFMAGDEFSIPTYRVLSQEGRLFEGAEAPDLDRDQARRIYRAMIATRVLDERMMAAQRQGRLSFYMQCTGEEAAVIGATAALDDADMIMAQYREQGALVYRGFSFDEFMNQLFGNELDYGKGRQMPIHYGSRKLHYMTISSPLATQIPQATGYAYGQKLAGDGQCTIVFFGEGAASEGDFHAALNMAAVHEVPVIFFCRNNGYAISTPSIEQFAADGVAPRAFGYRMHVIRVDGNDILAVYRATQEARRIAVERNKPVLIEAMTYRLAAHSSSDDPSGYRSRKEEEAWREKDPILRMRRWMDEQGWWDDEEEKALQESLRREVLETMKRAEKRPPPPLDSLVTDVYADVTPALQHQLDALKVHIRRHPDAYPRGARSLDPGLSQGDDAAADKGGA
- a CDS encoding ABC transporter ATP-binding protein, translating into MIELIHVTKRFGAETAVEDISLSVARGEFCVLVGTSGCGKSTTLRMINRLIEHSEGEIHIDGQQIRAFREETLRRRMGYAIQSTGLFPHWTVARNIGLVPRLLKWPAERVRERVEELMTLLGLAVDEFADKYPSQLSGGQAQRVGVARALAADPDILLMDEPFGALDPITRETLQEELRALQARLQKTIVFVTHDMDEALHLADRLVVMHQGRIRQQGHPLALLREPADDYVASLLGGEDRGLKEAALLPVSERMLPLAPRRPARERVGRHATLREALSIMLWRHAERLTVVDDDDMPIGELSLRRLVGARGHE
- a CDS encoding ABC transporter substrate-binding protein → MKPVLTRLAAVAAGTLMTLAAAQAQDSGDPVVVASKIDTEGSVLGQLILQRLEAGGIEVENRLQLGGTSIVRGALTAGEIDLYPEYTGNGAFFFDMADSPVWKDAEQAYETVKQKDREQNGLVWLTPADANNTWAISVRGELAREHGLESLEDLADYLDEGGEFKLAASAEFVESPQALPAFQEAYGFALSEEQLLVLSGGNTAATMRAAAQQTSGVNAAMTYGTDGGLKALDLVVMDDSLGVQPVYQPAPVVRQAVLEAHPTIESLLAPVFAALDRDTLQRLNGDVAVNGRDPARVAADFLDTLDE
- a CDS encoding ABC transporter permease; this encodes MRRDTTRPNIVLASLLLATLVAWVGLDAVSVAPNRIVPGSGFAAWEVAGPAGLGVSLLPLLAGLWLAGRPTPGRLRLSLGLVVAMLAALPAWLALAAANLVAPELPQVRMGIGAGVWVALFLLLLALIELRSRLALSRPLGWALLLVPLASLATCLALWLEPLALRQEYRGRREQFVGAIGEHLLLVGVAVTVSLVLGVVLALAMRHWPGVQKVGFGVLNFLQTIPSLALFGLLLAPLAWLAANVEWLADLGVSGIGWAPALLALVGYSLLPMVRNTFVALDEVDPGVIEAARGMGMSRGQVFRQVRLPLALPVILEGIRITSVQAIGLTAVAALIGAGGLGTFIFQGLGQAAMDLVLLGALPILVMALLADALLGALTDLLRPGGVR
- a CDS encoding alpha-ketoacid dehydrogenase subunit beta is translated as MPTMNMLQAINNALDIAMAEDEKVLCFGEDVGGFGGVFRATSHLQEKYGRTRCFNTPLVEQGIIGFANGLAAQGSVPVAEIQFADYIFPAFDQIVNETAKFRYRSGDLFNVGGLTIRAPYGGGISGGHYHSQSPEAYFAHTPGLKIVVPRNPYEAKGLLLAAIRDPDPVLFFEPKRLYRASTGEVPEEDYQLPIGEAEVTKEGSDVTLVGWGAQMEVIERAVELAEKEGISCEVIDLRSILPWDEDAVAESVLKTGRLVVTHEAPRTGGFAGEIAAAIQDRCFLYLESPIMRVTGLDTPFPLTLEKEYLPDHLKIFEAIRESVNY
- a CDS encoding dihydrolipoyllysine-residue acetyltransferase, whose protein sequence is MTEFKLPDIGEGIVECEVVEWRVAEGDAVEEDQPVVEVMTDKALVEITAPEAGRVTKLHVGKGEIAKVHAPLFAYEAQGEAAGADESTPSETPAPEAQSGHRPPARDGRAKDFILPDIGEGIVECEVVEWRVAEGEDIAEDQPVVDVMTDKALVEITAPEAGRVSRLHVARGEIARVHAPLFAYVPEGGAEPAEEAAATGPASRAETPRAAPAGTAASARAGRGAHGRIPASPAVRRLVREHELSLEEIPGSGKDGRVLKEDVMAVVEGGRARPVEAAPAPRPAPAEEGEVRIEPMRGVRAAMARRMVASATTIPHFQYGEEIDATALLALRERLKPEAEARDTRLTLMPFFMKAMALAIQDFPILNSRLNEAADEIHYLPSCNIGMAVDGKAGLMVPNVKGVETLSLLEVAGEIQRLTGEAREGRVAQADLQGGTISISNIGALGGTYAAPIINAPEVAIVAIGKTQWLPRFDAAGEVTRRAIMTVTWAGDHRLIDGGTIARFCNAWKRYLEAPETMLLHLR